In Microbulbifer sp. GL-2, the following are encoded in one genomic region:
- a CDS encoding VOC family protein — MRYLHTMVRVANLEESLKFYCEKLGLQVVTRNDYDQGRFTLVYLAAPEDVDAAREKKAPMLELTYNWDPESYSGGRNFGHLAYGVNDIYAVCQRMMDAGVTINRPPRDGYMAFVRSPDGISIELLQNGKPLAPQEPWQSMENTGEW; from the coding sequence GTGAGGTATCTGCATACAATGGTCCGCGTGGCCAACCTGGAAGAATCTTTGAAATTTTATTGTGAAAAGTTGGGGTTGCAGGTAGTGACGCGAAACGATTATGACCAGGGTCGCTTTACTCTGGTATATCTGGCGGCACCGGAGGATGTAGATGCCGCCCGCGAGAAAAAGGCCCCTATGCTGGAGCTTACCTATAACTGGGACCCGGAATCCTATAGTGGTGGACGTAACTTCGGTCATCTGGCTTATGGAGTTAATGATATTTATGCCGTTTGCCAGCGTATGATGGATGCTGGAGTAACCATTAACCGGCCACCCCGCGACGGCTATATGGCTTTTGTCCGGTCACCGGATGGTATCTCCATTGAATTGTTACAGAATGGAAAGCCGTTAGCTCCGCAGGAGCCCTGGCAGTCGATGGAGAATACTGGCGAGTGGTAA
- a CDS encoding glutamine synthetase family protein, with amino-acid sequence MSQEKEFTAQPELLEQSRKFLAEHSDLKWIEGFMFDINGVPRGKWLPAEAAEKLLKGSLQMPRSAVSLDIWGRDIEDSPLVFASGDSDGVCLPVSPISLAPWHREETAQLHMQLHEADGSFLYADPRAQLQRVVDRLKKLGYTAVCATELEFYLLRDEVDHLARPRPVSDNDAELVPSTDVYDLSELNAQRHFFADVRAACEEQGIPADSVLSECAPGQFEINLLHSADPVKVADQTLLFKRLLKGVARSHGFRVSTMAKPFGDQAGNGMHVHMSLIDSSGKNVFDDGSAQGSDLLRQAAAGMLATANDAMAFFAPHSNSYRRFQESSHAPLNLCWGYDNRTTTLRVPASNPEARRIEHRIAGADVNPYLVLAGILAGVCHGLENQLQAPAPVEGDAYQVKSEQLINTWGDALKRFEQSPLWREYLDPRFVELFLLLKRQEQSEIGARVTDVEYQSYLHRV; translated from the coding sequence ATGTCTCAAGAAAAAGAATTCACTGCCCAGCCAGAGCTGCTGGAACAGTCGCGTAAATTCCTGGCAGAGCATTCAGACTTAAAGTGGATTGAAGGCTTTATGTTTGACATTAATGGTGTGCCCCGCGGTAAGTGGCTGCCTGCCGAGGCTGCGGAAAAACTGCTCAAGGGAAGCCTGCAAATGCCGCGCAGCGCCGTCAGCCTGGATATCTGGGGGCGCGATATTGAAGACAGTCCCCTGGTATTTGCCAGTGGCGATAGCGATGGCGTCTGCTTGCCGGTGTCGCCGATCAGTCTGGCGCCTTGGCATCGCGAGGAAACCGCCCAGCTGCATATGCAGCTACATGAGGCGGATGGCTCTTTTCTCTATGCCGACCCACGCGCGCAATTACAACGGGTGGTAGATCGATTGAAAAAGCTCGGTTACACGGCGGTTTGTGCCACCGAGTTGGAGTTCTACCTGCTGCGGGATGAAGTGGACCACCTGGCGCGGCCGCGCCCGGTCAGTGACAACGATGCCGAGCTGGTACCCTCCACAGATGTGTACGACTTGTCTGAGCTGAATGCACAGCGTCATTTCTTTGCCGATGTTCGAGCTGCCTGTGAGGAACAGGGGATTCCGGCGGATTCCGTGTTGTCTGAATGCGCGCCTGGTCAGTTCGAAATTAACCTGTTGCACAGTGCAGATCCGGTCAAGGTTGCGGACCAGACCCTGCTCTTCAAGCGATTGCTGAAAGGGGTAGCGCGCAGTCATGGTTTCCGCGTGAGTACTATGGCTAAGCCGTTTGGAGACCAGGCAGGCAATGGTATGCATGTGCATATGAGTCTGATCGATAGCTCTGGCAAAAATGTCTTTGATGATGGCAGCGCGCAGGGCTCAGACTTATTGCGCCAGGCAGCGGCTGGCATGTTGGCAACTGCCAATGATGCGATGGCGTTTTTTGCGCCGCACAGCAACTCTTACCGTCGCTTCCAGGAGAGTTCTCATGCACCGTTAAACCTGTGCTGGGGTTATGATAACCGCACCACGACACTGCGGGTTCCTGCCAGTAACCCGGAAGCGCGTCGTATTGAGCACCGGATTGCCGGAGCGGATGTGAACCCTTACCTGGTCCTGGCGGGTATTCTGGCGGGAGTGTGTCACGGTCTGGAAAACCAATTGCAAGCGCCGGCCCCGGTGGAAGGTGATGCCTACCAGGTTAAGAGTGAACAATTGATCAATACCTGGGGCGATGCACTCAAGCGCTTTGAGCAGAGCCCTCTGTGGCGTGAGTACCTTGATCCGCGTTTTGTCGAGCTGTTTCTGTTACTTAAGCGCCAGGAACAATCAGAAATCGGCGCACGGGTTACCGATGTGGAATACCAGAGTTATTTACACCGTGTTTAG
- a CDS encoding prenyltransferase gives MAIPPVKNTNLFPDGFVRDSAAYILSQQLNDGSIPWFKGHYADPWDHVEAAMGLAIAGEFVAAEKAYRWLADIQLVDGSWWAAYKDGEVDNRERRETNFVAYVATGIWHYFLISGDKGFLRRYWQMVERAINFVLALQTEHGEIHWAVDEAGQPKKDALVTGCSSVYKSLECAINIACELGIAHPNWERGRQALGQALRYKPERFDRTWESKARFSMDWFYPVLTGAFSGDAARARLQQRWDEFVVAGLGCRCVNDEPWVTVAESCELTMALLAAGQRSRAEIIYRGLHRWQDSDGGYWTGYVYRDEAVWPEEKTTWTVGAMLLAADALADLTPASGLFTSVRLPLNATQDAQSIHSFDELELSGSQG, from the coding sequence ATGGCGATTCCCCCAGTAAAAAACACGAATCTGTTTCCCGATGGGTTTGTCCGTGACAGTGCGGCTTATATCCTCTCCCAGCAATTAAATGATGGCTCTATTCCCTGGTTCAAGGGGCACTATGCCGACCCCTGGGACCACGTCGAGGCGGCCATGGGCCTGGCAATTGCCGGCGAGTTTGTCGCTGCGGAAAAGGCTTATCGCTGGCTTGCGGATATCCAGTTGGTTGATGGCAGCTGGTGGGCGGCTTATAAAGATGGTGAAGTCGATAATCGTGAGCGCCGCGAGACAAATTTCGTTGCTTATGTAGCGACCGGCATTTGGCACTACTTCCTGATTAGTGGTGACAAGGGTTTTCTGCGCCGCTACTGGCAGATGGTTGAACGCGCTATTAATTTTGTGTTGGCATTGCAGACCGAGCACGGGGAAATTCACTGGGCGGTAGATGAGGCAGGTCAACCTAAAAAGGATGCGCTGGTCACCGGCTGTTCCTCAGTTTACAAAAGCCTCGAGTGCGCCATCAATATTGCCTGCGAGCTGGGCATTGCCCACCCTAATTGGGAGCGAGGGCGTCAAGCTCTGGGGCAGGCTTTACGCTACAAACCGGAACGTTTTGATCGCACCTGGGAGAGCAAGGCACGTTTTTCCATGGATTGGTTTTATCCGGTTTTAACCGGGGCCTTTTCCGGTGACGCCGCTCGCGCTCGTCTGCAGCAGCGCTGGGATGAATTTGTTGTGGCGGGATTGGGTTGCCGGTGTGTTAATGATGAGCCCTGGGTTACGGTGGCGGAATCCTGTGAGTTGACTATGGCGTTGTTAGCCGCAGGGCAGCGTTCCCGTGCTGAGATTATTTACCGGGGGCTGCACCGTTGGCAGGATAGCGATGGTGGCTATTGGACCGGTTATGTCTATCGGGATGAGGCGGTTTGGCCGGAAGAGAAAACTACTTGGACGGTGGGTGCGATGTTGCTGGCGGCGGATGCACTCGCCGACCTGACGCCGGCAAGTGGTTTATTTACTTCCGTGCGGCTGCCTTTAAATGCGACGCAGGATGCCCAGAGTATCCACAGTTTCGACGAGCTCGAACTGAGCGGAAGCCAGGGCTAA
- a CDS encoding shikimate kinase: protein MKKRKSIVLIGMPGAGKSTLGILLAKELALDFVDTDVLIQTREGKTLQEIMAESDYLNLRAIEGEVIAAARLPGHVIATGGSAVYSQEGMANLKELGTIVFLECSAEELRRRIHNYESRGIAKAPGQTFEALFAERQALYREYADITVDCDGLTMQQALDRLLNQLPSQA, encoded by the coding sequence ATGAAAAAAAGAAAAAGCATTGTTCTGATTGGTATGCCGGGTGCTGGTAAAAGCACCTTGGGTATTTTACTGGCAAAAGAATTGGCCCTGGATTTTGTCGATACCGATGTACTGATCCAGACGCGGGAGGGAAAAACCTTGCAGGAGATCATGGCTGAAAGTGACTATCTGAATCTGCGGGCTATTGAAGGCGAGGTGATCGCTGCTGCCCGATTGCCCGGCCATGTGATCGCCACTGGCGGCAGCGCTGTGTATAGCCAAGAGGGTATGGCCAATTTGAAAGAGCTTGGCACAATCGTGTTCTTGGAGTGTTCCGCTGAGGAATTGCGCAGGCGAATTCACAATTATGAAAGCCGCGGAATTGCCAAGGCTCCGGGGCAGACTTTTGAGGCCCTGTTTGCCGAACGGCAAGCCCTGTACCGGGAATATGCGGACATTACTGTGGACTGTGATGGACTGACGATGCAGCAGGCATTGGACCGGTTGTTAAACCAGTTGCCGTCGCAGGCCTAG
- a CDS encoding Lrp/AsnC family transcriptional regulator, translating into MKRSTDLDDFDRKILRALQENADYSMAELGDKVGLSHTPCWRRIKRLEAEGIIRGRVTLLDPRKLDLGVTVYCYVTIHNHDEESLNNFESAVQDVQEVVECYSTSGDKDYVLRVVVDSVEHYEQLLKRSLVHLPNVASVNSTFALKQVKYTTQLPL; encoded by the coding sequence ATGAAGCGTTCGACAGACCTGGATGATTTTGACCGCAAGATTCTGCGAGCGCTGCAGGAGAACGCCGATTATTCCATGGCGGAGCTAGGAGACAAAGTCGGCCTCTCCCACACCCCCTGCTGGCGCCGCATCAAAAGACTGGAGGCGGAAGGCATTATCCGCGGTCGGGTTACACTGCTGGACCCGCGCAAACTGGACCTGGGAGTCACAGTATACTGCTATGTCACAATCCACAACCACGACGAAGAATCCCTGAATAATTTCGAGTCTGCGGTTCAGGATGTCCAGGAGGTAGTAGAGTGCTATTCAACCAGTGGTGACAAGGACTACGTACTGCGTGTCGTCGTGGATAGCGTAGAGCACTATGAGCAACTACTAAAGCGCTCCCTGGTGCACTTGCCCAACGTGGCCTCGGTGAACTCCACTTTCGCCTTAAAGCAGGTGAAGTACACCACCCAGCTGCCTCTCTGA
- a CDS encoding DapH/DapD/GlmU-related protein, whose translation MRKDHRPYWMKRLQLRWRNWRTEYFLLPQFDAVGVEPEVMDPSSVHVFGSNIRIGNYPHLISNAEKCIRFTTFGHKGGEALITIGDYVLISPGVRISAAQSIEIGNACMIAANVYISDSDWHGLYNRTRPFRCTAPVRLGNNVWIGDSATICKGVKIGDNSVVGAGSVVTKDVPANTVVAGNPAKPIKTINPNRRMITREALFADAFRQAHNLDELDKMMLKGNGLLGWLRSVFFPRRGD comes from the coding sequence ATGCGTAAGGACCACCGACCCTATTGGATGAAGCGCTTGCAGTTGCGTTGGCGCAACTGGCGCACAGAGTATTTTCTACTGCCACAATTTGATGCTGTGGGTGTTGAGCCCGAGGTTATGGACCCCTCATCAGTCCACGTTTTTGGCAGCAATATTCGTATTGGTAATTACCCCCACTTAATTTCCAACGCGGAAAAGTGTATCCGCTTTACCACATTTGGCCATAAGGGTGGCGAGGCATTAATTACTATTGGTGATTATGTGCTGATTTCTCCGGGAGTGCGTATCTCTGCAGCGCAGTCAATAGAAATTGGTAATGCCTGTATGATTGCCGCCAATGTGTATATTTCCGATTCGGATTGGCATGGTCTCTACAATCGCACCAGACCTTTTCGCTGCACCGCACCAGTGCGTCTGGGGAATAATGTTTGGATTGGCGATAGCGCGACGATATGTAAGGGGGTGAAGATTGGGGATAATTCGGTGGTTGGAGCGGGCAGTGTGGTTACCAAAGATGTCCCCGCAAATACTGTGGTGGCTGGCAATCCCGCAAAACCGATAAAAACCATCAACCCCAATCGGCGAATGATTACTCGTGAAGCATTGTTTGCAGATGCCTTTCGCCAAGCACACAATCTGGATGAGCTTGATAAAATGATGTTGAAAGGCAATGGCCTGCTCGGCTGGTTGCGCTCTGTATTCTTCCCTCGTCGTGGCGATTAA
- a CDS encoding class I SAM-dependent methyltransferase has product MSIKLPIDIRAIKGFLAAHEGEALYHLAAEASGLGPCLEVGSYCGKSTVYIATACKLTDNVVFAVDHHRGSEEHQPGEEYHDPDLFDQRAQLMDSFRNFRANIRTAELEDWVVPVVAPSAIAARHWNTPLGLVFIDGGHSLEAAMTDYRSWSRHIVPGGYLAIHDIFPDPADGGQAPYDIYKLALASAQFELVETVDTLGILRRI; this is encoded by the coding sequence ATGTCCATTAAATTGCCTATCGATATTCGAGCCATCAAAGGATTTCTCGCTGCCCACGAGGGTGAAGCACTTTACCATCTCGCCGCAGAGGCCAGTGGGCTGGGTCCCTGCCTGGAAGTCGGCAGCTACTGTGGGAAATCCACCGTCTACATAGCCACCGCCTGCAAGCTCACTGACAATGTAGTCTTCGCCGTGGACCACCACCGCGGCTCAGAGGAGCATCAACCCGGTGAGGAATACCACGACCCTGATCTCTTCGACCAGAGAGCCCAATTAATGGACAGCTTTCGCAACTTTCGCGCAAATATCCGCACAGCGGAACTTGAAGACTGGGTAGTTCCTGTTGTGGCCCCATCAGCTATCGCAGCACGCCACTGGAATACGCCGCTCGGTTTGGTGTTTATCGATGGCGGCCACTCCCTGGAAGCGGCAATGACCGACTATCGCAGCTGGTCTCGCCATATCGTTCCCGGCGGCTATCTCGCTATCCACGACATCTTCCCTGACCCCGCCGATGGCGGCCAGGCCCCCTACGATATTTACAAGTTAGCCCTGGCTTCCGCTCAGTTCGAGCTCGTCGAAACTGTGGATACTCTGGGCATCCTGCGTCGCATTTAA
- a CDS encoding glycosyltransferase family 4 protein gives MAQNSVARLIEDKRASEQAYGESMTALGNCADGPMAGKTRPLKICLLGYRSNPHSGGQGIYLRYLSKALVDAGHSVDVISGQPYPELDARVKLIKMPGLNLYEVERPSRALRARHLLSWADFFEWWSKLTGGFAEPYTFGRRVARYLRKHGRHYDIVHDNQSLCYGLLDIENSGLPVVATIHHPITRDRQLALDAAPDWRLRLLVRRWHNFLNMQIKVSRKLRHIVTVSRQSEQDIIEQFGVAPEQIHLIYNGIDTELFSASDKVERHPLRIMTTSSADQPLKGLGVLLRALAELRKEFSGLELLVVGRLREGGDTEKLLHRLQLQEAVKFVSGISNEELVDCYRSATVVACPSLYEGFGLPAGEAMACGAPVVSSDGGALPEVVGDAGIVVPAGDERALGQALGRVLADKSLQADMGARGRARIESKFSWSLAAANLVAYYREILGEPTAQQQDESELVGANISGVEAA, from the coding sequence ATGGCCCAGAACAGTGTTGCGCGTTTGATTGAAGATAAGCGGGCCTCAGAACAAGCATACGGGGAATCTATGACCGCCTTGGGAAATTGTGCAGACGGTCCAATGGCTGGCAAGACACGGCCGCTAAAAATTTGTCTATTAGGTTATCGCAGCAATCCACATAGTGGTGGCCAGGGCATCTACCTTCGCTACCTGAGCAAGGCGTTGGTTGATGCAGGGCATTCAGTGGATGTTATTTCAGGCCAACCCTACCCGGAGCTGGATGCGCGCGTAAAGTTGATCAAGATGCCCGGGCTGAACCTGTATGAGGTTGAGCGGCCATCTCGCGCGTTGAGAGCGAGACACTTGCTTTCCTGGGCTGATTTCTTTGAGTGGTGGAGCAAGCTGACTGGGGGGTTTGCCGAACCCTATACGTTTGGTCGTCGTGTGGCCAGGTACTTGCGTAAACACGGCCGCCACTATGACATAGTGCACGATAATCAATCACTCTGTTACGGCCTGCTGGATATCGAGAACAGTGGGCTGCCGGTAGTTGCGACTATTCATCATCCTATTACCCGTGATCGTCAACTGGCGCTGGATGCGGCACCAGATTGGCGCCTTCGTCTGCTGGTGCGCCGCTGGCATAACTTTCTGAATATGCAGATCAAGGTTTCGCGAAAGTTGCGCCATATTGTGACGGTATCGCGCCAGTCTGAGCAGGATATCATCGAGCAATTTGGTGTGGCGCCAGAGCAGATACACCTGATTTACAACGGTATCGATACAGAATTATTCAGCGCCAGTGATAAAGTTGAGCGCCACCCGCTCAGGATTATGACAACTTCATCGGCGGATCAGCCGCTCAAAGGTTTGGGGGTGTTACTCAGGGCCCTGGCCGAACTGCGCAAAGAGTTTTCCGGCCTGGAATTATTGGTTGTGGGGCGCTTGAGAGAAGGCGGTGATACCGAGAAACTCCTACATCGGTTGCAGTTACAGGAAGCGGTTAAATTCGTTTCGGGCATTTCCAATGAGGAGCTTGTGGATTGCTACCGCAGTGCGACAGTGGTTGCCTGCCCATCGCTATACGAAGGATTTGGCCTTCCGGCCGGTGAAGCTATGGCCTGCGGGGCACCGGTGGTTTCCAGCGATGGCGGAGCATTGCCCGAAGTCGTCGGTGATGCTGGTATCGTTGTGCCGGCCGGTGATGAGCGGGCACTGGGCCAGGCGCTTGGCAGAGTTCTGGCGGATAAATCCTTACAAGCAGATATGGGGGCTCGAGGTAGGGCTCGTATAGAGAGTAAATTCTCCTGGAGCTTGGCGGCTGCGAATCTAGTGGCCTACTACCGTGAAATCTTGGGCGAGCCCACAGCGCAACAACAGGATGAGTCAGAGTTGGTTGGCGCAAATATTAGCGGTGTGGAGGCGGCTTAA
- a CDS encoding class I SAM-dependent methyltransferase, whose product MITVDPQNLNLCPGQKVLDLGCGEGRHSIHLMITDEVDVYGIDLCLDDVRTASERAEPFISPEHAKGRLLFGVANGLQLPFADSTFDVVICSEVLEHIEDYKAVLAEIDRVLKPSGIFAATVPAYFPEWICWKLSDEYHQVEGGHIRIFREKELRGSIEALGHRHFARHKAHALHSPYWWLKCLFWDKPGSRLVAAYHRLLVWDLMKQPTLTRVAEKLLNPLLGKSIALYFVKTEQEAPETLRLAGEVTP is encoded by the coding sequence ATGATTACAGTAGATCCGCAAAACTTAAACCTCTGCCCCGGTCAAAAAGTCCTCGACCTCGGTTGTGGTGAAGGGCGCCACTCTATTCACCTGATGATCACCGATGAGGTGGATGTCTACGGTATCGATTTGTGCCTTGACGATGTGCGAACAGCCAGTGAGCGAGCAGAGCCCTTTATTAGTCCCGAGCACGCGAAAGGGCGCCTGTTGTTTGGGGTTGCCAATGGGCTGCAGCTACCTTTTGCCGATAGCACTTTCGATGTGGTGATCTGTTCCGAGGTGCTGGAGCACATCGAGGACTATAAGGCGGTCCTTGCAGAAATTGATCGGGTATTAAAACCTTCCGGTATTTTTGCTGCTACCGTGCCAGCTTACTTTCCCGAATGGATCTGTTGGAAACTCAGTGATGAATATCATCAAGTGGAAGGTGGCCACATTCGTATTTTCCGTGAAAAAGAACTTCGAGGGAGTATAGAGGCGTTAGGACATCGTCATTTTGCCCGCCACAAGGCCCACGCTTTGCATTCCCCATACTGGTGGCTGAAGTGCCTGTTTTGGGATAAACCAGGCTCCCGCCTAGTTGCTGCCTATCATCGCCTATTGGTTTGGGATTTGATGAAACAACCGACGCTCACCCGTGTTGCAGAAAAATTACTGAATCCGCTGTTAGGTAAAAGTATTGCGCTTTATTTTGTCAAAACAGAACAAGAAGCGCCGGAGACACTGCGCTTGGCGGGCGAGGTGACCCCGTGA
- a CDS encoding GntR family transcriptional regulator, whose translation MNMVQEFNRPQEEFRTTQERVYFQVRDAILRGKFLPGHAITIRGLAAELDCSPMPVREALRRLTSERALELSDTRRVTVPTMTPEKLEEICAARVALECQAAEQALPYVQGVQLEQLRELDERVTAALKQKDIEQYVTANLDFHFTLYRLGRPHIILSLIESLWLQTAPLQHLVFQRFGVQELPDRHEDLLDAIAGGSVEKVRLAIRQDIEEGLGSISAEELL comes from the coding sequence ATGAATATGGTGCAGGAATTTAACCGTCCGCAGGAGGAGTTTCGCACCACCCAGGAACGGGTCTACTTCCAGGTGCGGGACGCAATTTTACGCGGAAAATTTTTACCAGGGCATGCGATTACTATTCGTGGCCTGGCTGCAGAACTGGATTGTAGCCCCATGCCGGTGCGTGAGGCCCTGCGGCGTCTGACCTCTGAGCGGGCACTGGAACTGTCAGATACCCGCCGTGTCACGGTTCCCACCATGACCCCGGAAAAGCTCGAGGAAATCTGTGCGGCGCGGGTTGCGCTGGAGTGCCAGGCTGCTGAGCAGGCCCTGCCTTATGTGCAGGGCGTGCAACTAGAGCAGTTGCGCGAGCTGGATGAGCGGGTGACTGCTGCATTAAAGCAAAAGGATATAGAGCAGTATGTGACGGCCAATCTCGACTTCCACTTTACCCTCTATCGGCTGGGTCGGCCCCATATCATTCTTTCCCTGATCGAAAGCCTGTGGCTGCAGACAGCGCCTCTGCAGCACCTTGTATTCCAGCGTTTCGGCGTTCAAGAGCTGCCGGACCGCCATGAGGACCTGCTGGATGCGATTGCCGGAGGGAGTGTGGAGAAGGTTCGTCTCGCTATTCGACAGGATATTGAGGAAGGATTGGGCTCCATTTCTGCAGAGGAACTTCTCTAG
- a CDS encoding aspartate aminotransferase family protein: MNKSELQQHDREHLLHPFTDFNDLGQQGTRLITSAEGAYITDIDGNRMLDGMSGLWCCNLGYSRKEISDAIYQQLNTLPFYNSFFQCTTVPSIELADALAEVTPANMNNVFFTGSGSEANDTNLRLIRRFWDLQDKPEKRIVISRKNGYHGSTIAGASLGGMSGMHKQFQPLDYIEHVQQPYWFAEGGDMSPEEFGIQAARSLDEKIQELGPEKVAAFIAEPVQGAGGVVIPPETYWPEVKKVLDQYDILLVMDEVIFGFGRTGEWFGADYYGIKPDLMTFAKAVTNGYFPLGGTMVSDRVAEVIKSKGGEFTHGYTYSAHPAACMAGLATINILRNEKIIENVRDVTGPYLAKRWAELAEHPIVGESRSLGMVGALELVKDKSSRARFDDDCTAGAVCRDQSIKHGLVMRAVGDAMVIAPPLIITTEQVDELVEKAHRALDDTAKALA; encoded by the coding sequence ATGAACAAAAGTGAGCTGCAACAACACGACCGCGAGCACCTGCTGCATCCTTTTACTGACTTCAATGACTTGGGCCAGCAGGGCACCCGCTTGATCACCAGTGCCGAAGGTGCCTATATCACCGATATTGATGGCAACCGTATGCTGGATGGCATGTCGGGCTTGTGGTGCTGTAACCTGGGTTACAGCCGCAAAGAAATTAGCGATGCCATTTATCAGCAGTTGAATACCCTGCCGTTCTACAACAGCTTCTTCCAGTGCACTACCGTGCCTTCTATCGAGCTGGCTGATGCCTTGGCAGAGGTGACCCCGGCAAACATGAACAATGTGTTCTTCACCGGCTCCGGCTCTGAGGCGAACGACACTAACTTGCGCCTGATCCGTCGTTTCTGGGACCTTCAGGACAAGCCGGAAAAACGTATCGTGATTTCCCGCAAGAACGGTTACCACGGTTCCACTATCGCCGGTGCCAGCCTGGGCGGTATGAGCGGTATGCATAAGCAGTTCCAACCACTGGACTACATTGAGCACGTACAGCAGCCTTACTGGTTCGCTGAGGGCGGCGATATGTCCCCGGAAGAGTTTGGAATTCAGGCCGCACGCAGCCTGGATGAAAAGATTCAGGAGCTTGGACCCGAGAAAGTAGCCGCCTTTATTGCCGAGCCGGTCCAGGGCGCTGGTGGTGTTGTGATTCCACCGGAAACCTATTGGCCGGAAGTGAAGAAGGTACTGGATCAGTACGATATCCTTCTGGTGATGGATGAAGTGATCTTCGGCTTTGGTCGTACCGGTGAGTGGTTCGGCGCCGACTACTATGGTATCAAGCCCGACCTGATGACTTTCGCCAAAGCGGTAACCAATGGCTACTTCCCCCTCGGTGGTACCATGGTGAGCGATCGTGTTGCCGAGGTAATCAAGAGTAAGGGTGGTGAATTTACCCACGGCTACACCTACTCAGCACACCCGGCGGCTTGTATGGCGGGTTTGGCAACTATTAACATTCTGCGCAACGAGAAAATTATCGAGAATGTTCGCGATGTAACCGGCCCTTATCTTGCCAAGCGCTGGGCCGAATTGGCTGAGCACCCAATTGTCGGTGAGTCGCGCAGCCTGGGCATGGTTGGTGCACTGGAACTGGTGAAAGACAAGTCCAGCCGTGCCCGCTTCGATGATGATTGTACTGCTGGTGCAGTATGTCGCGACCAGAGTATTAAACATGGCCTGGTAATGCGCGCTGTTGGGGATGCAATGGTTATCGCACCACCACTGATTATCACCACTGAGCAGGTGGATGAACTGGTGGAAAAGGCACATCGAGCTCTGGACGACACTGCTAAAGCACTGGCGTAG